From Mytilus edulis chromosome 8, xbMytEdul2.2, whole genome shotgun sequence, one genomic window encodes:
- the LOC139487013 gene encoding uncharacterized protein: MVLINILITRKMATAEDDSDREDIAFLPFLCVDNFIDSSSFSFDETSGDSVDEALLLKTAKAMIERSALPKIESFVDIVLSYDNQEFRRNFRLSRGTFHRIVDHLAGKVERREYKGGRLQLTLEKHILTALWYFANTECYRPIVSRFEVSHSTEIKLVDGIVSALVKNKNKLIRWPKGEQLRRNENGFRAFQGMPDVVGAIDGTHIVIPGPNQHQENYILI; this comes from the exons ATGGTGTTGATAAACATACTTATTACGCGTAAAATGGCTACTGCAGAAGATGATTCAGACAGAGAGGATATCGCCTTTTTACCTTTTCTATGCGTAGATAACTTCATTGACAGTTCATCGTTTTCATTTGATGAAACTTCTGGAGACAGTGTTGATGAAGCTCTTTTATTAAAAACAGCTAAAGCAATGATAGAAAGGAGCGCATTACCTAAAATTGAAtcttttgttgatattgttttaAGTTATGACAATCAAGAATTTCGTAGAAATTTCAGGCTATCAAGGG GCACTTTTCACAGAATTGTAGACCATCTTGCTGGAAAGGTGGAACGACGAGAATATAAAGGAGGTAGACTGCAACTTACATTAGAGAAGCACATATTAACTGCATTGTGGTATTTTGCAAATACAGAGTGCTATAGGCCAATTGTAAGTCGTTTTGAAGTGAGTCATTCGACAGAGATAAAATTGGTAGACGGCATTGTGTCAGCGCTGgtgaagaataaaaacaaactcATACGTTGGCCAAAAGGAGAGCAGTTGCGCAGAAATGAAAATGGCTTCAGAGCATTTCAAG GTATGCCAGATGTGGTTGGTGCAATAGACGGAACACATATTGTAATACCTGGTCCAAATCAACATCAGgaaaattacattttaatttaa